A region from the Sandaracinus amylolyticus genome encodes:
- a CDS encoding phosphate ABC transporter substrate-binding protein gives MRALNVSLASACALALALAACSGGHRDRGRGQEEGAATTEGAGARLSLKGSDTMVVLAQRWAEGYSRSHPGNTVEVSGGGSGTGIAALLNGTTDIANASRPLRESERTQLTQNGVAPTETRVALDALAVYVHQDNPVQSLTMDQLAQIYRGQITSWSAVGGPDRPIVLYSRENNSGTYAYFKEHVLDDADFAVTAQTLPGTAAVINAVSRDAGGIGYGGIGYASGVRTVAIAGEDRQPVTPTMENATSGRYPLARFLLMITRGEPSGTSREFLDWVRSPDGQALVEQAGFYPLPSS, from the coding sequence ATGCGTGCTCTCAACGTCTCTCTCGCGAGCGCGTGCGCGCTCGCTCTGGCGCTCGCCGCGTGCAGCGGAGGTCATCGTGATCGCGGCCGTGGCCAAGAGGAAGGCGCGGCGACCACCGAGGGCGCGGGCGCGCGGCTGAGCTTGAAGGGCTCGGACACGATGGTCGTGCTCGCGCAGCGCTGGGCCGAGGGCTACTCGCGCAGTCATCCGGGCAACACCGTCGAGGTCTCGGGCGGCGGCAGCGGCACCGGCATCGCGGCGCTGCTCAACGGCACGACCGACATCGCGAACGCGAGCCGCCCGCTGCGCGAGTCGGAGCGCACGCAGCTCACTCAGAACGGCGTGGCGCCGACCGAGACGCGCGTCGCGCTCGACGCGCTCGCGGTCTACGTGCACCAGGACAACCCGGTGCAGTCGCTCACGATGGATCAGCTCGCGCAGATCTATCGCGGACAGATCACGAGCTGGTCGGCGGTGGGCGGGCCCGATCGCCCGATCGTGCTCTACAGCCGCGAGAACAACTCGGGCACCTACGCGTACTTCAAGGAGCACGTGCTCGACGACGCCGACTTCGCGGTGACCGCGCAGACGCTCCCCGGCACCGCCGCGGTGATCAACGCGGTGTCGCGCGACGCGGGTGGGATCGGCTACGGCGGCATCGGCTACGCGTCGGGCGTGCGCACCGTCGCGATCGCGGGCGAGGACCGACAGCCGGTCACGCCGACGATGGAGAACGCGACGTCGGGTCGTTATCCGCTCGCGCGCTTCCTGCTGATGATCACGCGCGGCGAGCCGAGCGGGACGTCGCGCGAGTTCCTCGACTGGGTGCGATCCCCCGACGGTCAGGCGCTGGTCGAGCAGGCCGGGTTCTACCCGCTGCCCTCGAGCTGA
- a CDS encoding porin yields the protein MSRHRSMAVGLVAIATITMPFVVGGTTAEAQESDTTVTTEAAAAPVAPDTDTSERPPEEIPPPPAGSTEPPAESAPAPTTEPAAEAEEEADEEEESSPEAEEPDVEVTAELGRGVEISAGDAFSLQLRARVQVQAALAHATQTAIDAGADEHWALDFQIRRMRLVFAGHALTRDLRYYIQLGFSPRDMERDLLVPVRDAYLNWQAHRDIGVRFGQMKVPYGLQRVVSSSALQFVDRSSVVAELNLDRDIGVTLISEDFLGLNGLLQYQAGLFGGRGRNRFGGLDSALVAGMVRVNPFGSFDHLSEGDISRSMQPRLSIGASAAYNIDSNRARSTHENVLQVARFDYLHLDADVHFKWAGFSFLSEIMYREANQPSATGTVDGEDVTEYSRSAWGWFAQAGYVLPPIPIEFAARYGETRPLDQNDPAAEFFLLRELGGAVSYYIAQHALKVQLDYFYYFGDDPRAERHQVRLQAQLYF from the coding sequence ATGTCACGCCACAGGAGCATGGCGGTCGGGCTCGTCGCGATCGCGACGATCACGATGCCCTTCGTCGTCGGGGGCACGACGGCGGAGGCCCAAGAGAGCGACACGACTGTGACGACCGAGGCCGCGGCCGCTCCGGTCGCGCCCGACACCGACACGTCCGAGCGACCGCCCGAGGAGATCCCGCCGCCGCCCGCCGGGAGCACCGAGCCGCCCGCGGAGAGCGCGCCCGCGCCCACCACCGAGCCCGCGGCCGAAGCCGAGGAGGAGGCCGACGAAGAAGAAGAGTCGTCGCCCGAGGCGGAGGAGCCCGACGTCGAGGTGACGGCCGAGCTCGGCCGCGGCGTGGAGATCTCGGCCGGTGACGCGTTCTCGCTCCAGCTCCGCGCGCGCGTGCAGGTGCAGGCCGCGCTCGCGCACGCGACGCAGACCGCGATCGACGCCGGCGCCGACGAGCACTGGGCGCTCGACTTCCAGATCCGCCGAATGCGGCTCGTGTTCGCGGGCCACGCGCTCACGCGCGACCTCCGCTACTACATCCAGCTCGGCTTCTCGCCGCGCGACATGGAGCGCGACCTGCTCGTGCCGGTGCGCGACGCGTATCTCAACTGGCAGGCGCACCGCGACATCGGCGTGCGCTTCGGCCAGATGAAGGTGCCCTACGGCCTGCAGCGCGTGGTCTCGTCGTCGGCGCTGCAGTTCGTCGATCGCTCGAGCGTCGTCGCCGAGCTGAACCTCGACCGTGACATCGGCGTCACGCTGATCTCCGAGGATTTCCTGGGCCTGAACGGTCTCCTGCAGTACCAGGCGGGCCTCTTCGGCGGTCGTGGGCGCAATCGTTTCGGTGGCCTCGACTCGGCGCTCGTCGCCGGCATGGTGCGCGTGAATCCGTTCGGCTCGTTCGATCACCTCTCCGAGGGCGACATCTCGCGCAGCATGCAGCCGCGTCTCTCGATCGGCGCGAGCGCCGCGTACAACATCGACTCGAACCGCGCGCGCAGCACCCACGAGAACGTGCTGCAGGTCGCGCGCTTCGACTACCTGCACCTCGACGCCGACGTGCACTTCAAGTGGGCGGGCTTCTCGTTCCTCTCGGAGATCATGTACCGCGAGGCGAACCAGCCCTCGGCGACCGGCACCGTCGACGGCGAAGACGTGACCGAGTACAGCCGCTCGGCGTGGGGCTGGTTCGCGCAGGCGGGCTACGTGCTGCCGCCGATCCCGATCGAGTTCGCCGCGCGCTACGGCGAGACGCGCCCGCTCGATCAGAACGACCCGGCTGCCGAGTTCTTCTTGCTCCGCGAGCTCGGCGGCGCGGTCAGCTACTACATCGCGCAGCACGCGCTGAAGGTGCAGCTCGACTACTTCTACTACTTCGGCGACGACCCGCGCGCGGAGCGTCATCAGGTGCGCCTGCAGGCGCAGCTCTACTTCTGA
- the pstB gene encoding phosphate ABC transporter ATP-binding protein PstB, which produces MQATELSVFYGAKPAINKVSLPVLRNEVTALIGPSGCGKSTFLRTLNRMNDLISGTRVDGKVVLDGQDVYARGVDPVEVRRRVGMVFQKSNPFPKSIYENVAFGLRIAGEKNTRVLDEKVEKSLRNAAIWDEVKDRLDTSALALSGGQQQRLCIARALAVEPEVILMDEPASALDPIATARIEELIRELRERYTIVIVTHSMQQAARVSDFTAFFYMGELVEYGETKRMFTKPREQRTEDYITGRFG; this is translated from the coding sequence ATGCAGGCGACCGAGCTCAGCGTCTTCTACGGCGCGAAGCCGGCGATCAACAAGGTCTCGCTGCCGGTGCTGCGCAACGAGGTGACCGCGCTGATCGGTCCCTCGGGCTGCGGCAAGTCGACGTTCCTGCGGACGCTCAACCGCATGAACGATCTGATCTCGGGCACGCGCGTCGACGGCAAGGTCGTGCTCGACGGGCAGGACGTGTACGCGCGCGGCGTCGATCCCGTCGAGGTGCGGCGACGCGTCGGGATGGTGTTCCAGAAGTCGAACCCGTTCCCGAAGAGCATCTACGAGAACGTCGCCTTCGGGCTGCGGATCGCGGGCGAGAAGAACACGCGCGTGCTCGACGAGAAGGTCGAGAAGAGCCTGCGCAACGCGGCGATCTGGGACGAGGTGAAGGATCGCCTCGACACCTCCGCGCTCGCGCTCTCGGGCGGTCAGCAGCAGCGCCTCTGCATCGCGCGCGCGCTCGCGGTCGAGCCCGAGGTGATCCTGATGGACGAGCCCGCGTCGGCGCTCGATCCGATCGCGACCGCGCGCATCGAGGAGCTCATCCGCGAGCTGCGCGAGCGCTACACGATCGTGATCGTGACGCACTCGATGCAGCAGGCCGCGCGCGTCAGCGACTTCACCGCGTTCTTCTACATGGGCGAGCTCGTCGAGTACGGCGAGACCAAGCGCATGTTCACGAAGCCGCGCGAGCAGCGGACCGAGGACTACATCACGGGCCGCTTCGGCTGA
- the pstA gene encoding phosphate ABC transporter permease PstA yields the protein MRYGTADWVLAGLSGLALAILIGALFAILGPVAVEGVPRIDAGFLSEAPSSDLVGGGIWPAIFGTMLLTLLMTIAVVPIGVATGIYLSEYATRTGVLAKMVRAAVHNLAGVPSIVFGLFGLGFFVLFIGRGLDSAIYGDDGGPPVWGQPAVIWSALTLAVLTLPVVIVTTEEALRAVPHDLRLASMGLGATRFQTIWRVVLPNATGGILTGVVLAVSRGAGEVAPIIFTGAANFLPYLPTDLRDMYMHLGYHVFALSTQSPNVDLARPTLFATVAVLLALTFALNLIAIVLRIRTRSKTYA from the coding sequence ATGAGGTACGGCACCGCGGACTGGGTGCTCGCGGGGCTCTCCGGGCTCGCGCTCGCGATCCTGATCGGCGCGCTGTTCGCGATCCTCGGACCGGTCGCGGTCGAGGGCGTTCCGCGCATCGACGCGGGGTTCCTCAGCGAGGCGCCGAGCTCGGATCTCGTGGGCGGCGGCATCTGGCCCGCGATCTTCGGCACGATGCTGCTGACGCTGCTGATGACGATCGCGGTGGTGCCGATCGGCGTCGCGACCGGGATCTACCTCTCGGAGTACGCGACGCGCACCGGCGTTCTCGCGAAGATGGTGCGCGCCGCGGTGCACAACCTCGCGGGTGTGCCGTCGATCGTGTTCGGCCTGTTCGGGCTCGGCTTCTTCGTGCTGTTCATCGGACGCGGGCTCGACAGCGCGATCTACGGCGACGACGGCGGGCCTCCGGTGTGGGGCCAGCCCGCGGTGATCTGGTCGGCGCTCACGCTCGCGGTGCTCACGCTGCCGGTCGTGATCGTGACCACCGAGGAGGCGCTGCGCGCGGTGCCGCACGATCTACGCCTCGCGTCGATGGGCCTCGGCGCGACGCGCTTCCAGACGATCTGGCGCGTCGTGCTGCCCAACGCGACGGGCGGCATCCTCACCGGCGTGGTGCTCGCGGTGAGCCGCGGTGCGGGCGAGGTCGCGCCGATCATCTTCACGGGCGCGGCGAACTTCCTGCCGTACCTGCCGACCGATCTGCGCGACATGTACATGCACCTCGGCTACCACGTCTTCGCGCTCTCGACGCAGTCGCCGAACGTCGATCTCGCGCGCCCCACGCTCTTCGCGACCGTCGCAGTGCTGCTCGCGCTCACGTTCGCGCTCAACCTGATCGCGATCGTGCTGCGCATCCGCACGCGCTCGAAGACCTATGCCTGA